The Streptomyces lienomycini sequence CGCCCAGGCCCAGGTCGCGGGCCAGCTCGTCGGCGCGCTCGGCGGCCCGCGCCCTGGTCAGCCGGTACAGGCGGCCCTGGGTGACCAGCTCCTCCCGGACCGTGACCTGCGGGTCCACCCCGCCCGACTGCGCCACGTACCCGCACGCCGCGCGCACCCCGGCCGGGTCGGTCGCCAGGTCGTGCCCGGCGACGGTGGCCGCGCCGCCGGTGGGGGCGAGCAGGGTCGTGAGCATCCGCAGGGTGGTGGTCTTGCCTGCGCCGTTGGGGCCCAGGAAGCCCAGGATCTCGCCCTCGCGGACGGTGAGGTCGATGCCGCGCACCGCCTCGACCGGGCCGCGCTTCGTGGCGAAGGTGCGGGCCAGCTGGGCCGTACTGATGATTGCCATGCGCTCCAGAAAAACAGAGTCACTGAAATTTTGCAACGACACCAAGTTTCCATCGGCCCCAACGAAGCTAGGATGCGGTCATGGCCGAGGGACTCAGGGAACGGAAGAAGCGGCAGACCCGGCAGTACATCTCGGATGTCGCCACCGGGCTGTTCCTGGAGCGCGGCTTCGAGGCCGTGACGGTGGCGGAGGTGGCGGACGCCTCGGACGTCTCCGTCAACACCGTGTACAACTACTTCCCGGCCAAGGAGGACCTGTTCCTCGACCGCTCCAAGGGGGTCGTCGACCGGCTGTCGCGCTGGGTGCGCGGACGGGGCGAGGGGGAGTCGGCCGCTCGGGCCGTGCTGCGGGAACTGCGCGAGGAGGTCGAGTCGGTTTCGCCCCGGATCGGCCTCATGGACGGATACGCGCGCTTCATGGGAGTCATCCACTCCTCGCCCGCGCTGCGTTCCCGGCTCTGGGCGATCGGCCAGGAGGTGCAGGACAACCTCGAGCGCACCCTGCGCGAGGAGACCGGCGCCCCGGACGACGACCCCGTCCCCTCGCTGATGGCCGGTCAGGTCAACTGGCTGCACGGCACGGTGATGGCGGCCATCGGCCGCCGCCTGATGGCCGGCGGGAAACCCGCCGAGGTGTCCCGCGACATCCTCGTGCTGCTGGACGAGATGGAGGAGCTGTTGAGCGAGAAGGTGCTCAACTACGCCGTACGGGGCGCGGAGTGACACCCGAACGGCGCCCCACGGTGTGATGTCCGTCATGTGAGACGTGACGCGCGTTACTAACCGGTCACACAGCGCCTCACGCCCGCTAATCTCCGGCCGAGAGACGAGAATCAGCGCGTATCAGGGGAGTCGCACAGTGGCACGGAAGCTCGCCGTCATCGGAGCCGGTCTCATGGGGTCCGGCATCGCCCAGGTCTCCGCGCAGGCGGGCTGGGACGTCGTCCTGAGGGACGTCACCGACGAGGCGCTGCGGCGCGGGACCGACGGCATCAAGGCCTCCTACGACAAGTTCGTCGCCAAGGGGAAGCTCACCGCCGACGACGCCGGGGCCGCCCTCGCGCGCATCACCGCGACCACCGACCTGGACGCCGCCGCCGACGCGGACGTCGTCGTCGAGGCCGTCTTCGAGAAGCTCGAGGTCAAGCACGAGATCTTCCGTACCCTGGACAAGCTGGTGAAGGACGGGGCGATCCTCGCGTCCAACACCTCCGCCATCCCGATCACCAAGATCGCGGCCGTGACGGAGCGCCCCGAGCGGGTCGTCGGCACCCACTTCTTCTCGCCGGTCCCGATGATGCGGCTGTGCGAGCTGGTGCGCGGCTACAAGACCAGCGACGAAACGCTCGCCACCGCACGGGAGTTCGCCGAGTCCACCGGCAAGACCTGCATCGTCGTCAACCGCGACGTCGCCGGATTCGTGACCACCCGGCTCATCTCCGCCCTCGTCGTCGAGGCCGCGAAGCTGTACGAGTCGGGCGTCGCCACCGCCGAGGACATCGACCTCGCCTGCAAGCTGGGCTTCGGCCACGCGATGGGACCGCTGGCCACCGCCGACCTGACCGGCGTCGACATCCTGCTGCACGCCACGGGCAACATCTACACCGAGTCCCAGGACGAGAAGTTCGCCCCGCCGGAGCTGATGCGCCGGATGGTGGACGCCGGTGACATCGGCCGCAAGAGCGGGCAGGGCTTCTACAAGCACTGAGGTCGCGTCGGCCCCGACAGGACGTCACACGCCGGGGTGAATTCGGTATCGGTTCGCTTACAGACGGCAACCTCCGGTCGTTTCGGCCAGTCAGAGGGTGCAACACCTGATATCGCCGAGAGATCACGACGCAGAGACGACGAAGAGAAGACGCACGCCGGGGAGCGCATATGCACATCAGGGGCGACCACGTCGAGCTGGTCGTCGGGGGCCGCCTCGACGTCCGCAGCGCGGCGGACGCCCGTACGGTCCTGCACTCGGCCGTCGACGACGGAGTCGGCGACCTGGTGCTCGACCTGTCAGAGCTCGACTCCTGGGACGCCACCGGACTCGGCGTGATCATGGGGGCCCACCGGAGGGCCGGCCGCTGCGGCCGGCGCCTGGTGCTGCGCGACGTACCGCCGCAGATGCAGCGCCTGCTGGTGGCCACCCGACTGCACCGGATCCTCGCCATCGAGGGCGGCATCGGCGTGGAGACCCTGCCCAGAGTGTGAGGCCGCGGGCCGGTTCCGCCGCGGACCGGGGCGGCCCGGACACCGCTCGGCGACTGTTCCGACAAACGTCCGACACACGTCCGACACACGCAATCCTCACGAGACCGTGACCTCTCGGACGGGCGGGGGCCCCGGACTGTCGGCCATACTGAGCGAAGGTTTAGGGTCTGGCTGCCCGCCTTTTGGAACCCACCGGCGGGTCCGGACCAGAAGCGACAGCGCGGTGTGCGGCAAGGCCGGGAGGGTGGTCCCGACCGGGGCCCTGCACACGACGCTTTTGGGGGGCTTGAACCTATGGACCCGAACAGCCGGGGACCCGAGGAGTACGGCCAGGACGCCAACCACCAGGCGTCGCGCCCGCGCCCGTCCAGGGATCCGCTCACCTCCGACTTCGGACAGCCCGCGCCCGCGCTCGCACGCACCGTGCAACTGGTGTCCGGCGACTTCCTGCTGACCGTCAACCCCGTCGACGGCAGCGAGATCGAGGTCTGCCCGCCCGCGGAGCGGCCCGCGCGGCCCGACAAGCTCACCGCGGCCGAACGCGCCGAGGCGGAGCGCGCCGCCCGGCCGCCCGTCCCGCCCGGACCGGTCCGGACGGTGCTCGGCCTGCTGGCCCGCGAGGACGAACGCGAACGCCTGGTGCGGCTGCTCGCCCGCGGCCGCTCCGTCCGCCTCACCGGCCCCGCCGGCTCCGGCCGCACCAGCCTCCTCGACGTCGTCGCCGAGGACTGCGCGGGCCTCGCACCCGACGGCGTCGTCCGGCTCAACGGCTTCCACCGCACCGCCGACGACCTGCTCCACGACCTCTTCTACGCCGTCCACGGCGCCCCCCTGCACCGTCCGGGCCGGGAGGAACTCCTCGGGCACCTGCGGGAGGTCGGCGCGGTCGTCGTCCTGGACGACGTCGAGTTCGGCGGCACCGCCCTCGACGAACTCCTCGACGCCACCCCCGAGTGCGCCTTCGTCCTCGGCACCACCCCCGACGTGCCCGCCCCCTCCGCCGACTCGGCCGTCGAGGAGGTCTTCCTCACCGGCCTGGACCGCGCGGACGGCGTGGAACTCCTCGAGCGCGCCGCCGGCCGGTCCCTCACCGAGGAGGAGGCCAACTGGGCCGGGGACCTCTGGTTCGAGTCCGAGGGCCTGCCGCTGCGCTTCGTCCAGGCCGGTGCCCTGCTGCGGCGCCGCGACCGCCAGCGGGCCGGCGCCGACGCCGTCGACGAGTTCGGCGTCTTCGCCGACGCCCGACCCGCCGACGACACGCCCTACGACGCCGACGAGGCCGACGAGGTGCCCCTGCCGTCCCTCGGCGAGGCCGCCGCGCCCGCGCCGCTGCTCGCCTCGCGGCTCAGCGCCTCCGCCCGCGCCACCCTGGAGTTCGCCGTCGCGCTCGGCGGCGAGGTGCCGCACCAGGCGCACCTGCCCGCCCTGGTCGGCGACACCCACGCCGACGCCGCCCTCGGCGAGTTGGCCGACTGCGGACTGGTCTCCCCGGTCGGCTCCCGCTACCGCCTGGCCGCCGGGGTCCTCACCCAGCTGGAGAGCGCCGGCTACGCCGACGACGTACGGGAGCGGGCGTCGTCCGCCGCGCAGCACTACGCCTGGTGGGCCGGACACCCCTCGGTCACCCCGGAGCGGGTCTGCGCGGAGGCCGACGCCGTACTCGCCGCCCTCGCCGTGCTGGTCCCGGCGACGATCCCGACCGCCCGGGACGAGGAGAGCCCGGCCGTCCAGCTCGCCCGCACCGCGGCGCCCGCGTTCGCCGCCGGGCTGCACTGGAGCGCCTGGCAGCGGGCGCTGCGCTCCGGCACCGAGGCCTCCCGGCTCGCCGGTGACGTCGCCGAACAGGCCTACTTCCACCACGAACTCGGCATCCTCGCGCTGTGCGAGGGCCGGCTGGACCGGGCGCGCGCCGAACTGGAGGCCTCCATCGGGCTGCGCGGCGCGCTCTCCGACAAGCGCGGCGCGGTGGCCGGCCGCCGCGCCCTCGCCCTGGTCGCCGACCGGTCCGGGGACACGCCCGGCCTGGGCAGCGGCGCCGGTGCGTTCGCCGGTGCGTTCGGCGGGGCGGGTGCCGTCGCCGGATTCGGCGTCGCGGGCGCCGGCCTCGGCCCCACGGCGGGGGAGGAGGTGCCCGACGCCCGCAACGAGGAGTCGGTGTCGCCGTCCGCGGGCGTTCCCGCGCCCTTCCCGCCGCTCCAGCCGCCTCCGCAGTCCCCCACCCTCGTCACCCGCCGCGAGCCGGACGAGGAGCAGACCCGCACGGTCGGCAGCGGCATCAAGGGCTTCGCGCGACGCAACCTGGTGGCCGCCGGAGCGGGCGCGCTTCTCGTCGCCGTGCTCGGCACGGTGGTGACCCTCGGAGCCACGTCCGAGAACGACGCGGGCGACCCCTCCAACGACGTCGGCGTCAACCCCTCGGCCAGCCAGGGCATCGACGACGGCGACCTGGACGCGGACCGGCCCTCCGACGACGGCCGGGGACAGGGCGCGACCGGCCGCCCGAGCGACTCCGCGACGCCCGGCACGTCGGGCGCCCCGACGCCCACGGAGTCGGGGCGGCCCTCGGACGGACCGAGCAGTTCGAGCGGCAGCACGGACCCCGGCGACGACGAGAGCCCGGACGACCCGGGCTCGCCGGACGAGCCGAGCAAGTCGCCCAGTTCGCCGCCGACCACCCCCACTACCCCGCCGCAGACCTCCAGCGAGCCGCCCCCCAGCCCCACGACCAGCGAACCCACCGACCCCGAGCCGTCGGACGACACGCCGACCGGGACCACGTCCCCGGACACGTCCACCAGCGCCGGCGACACCGTCATGCCCACCGCGGCCAGTTCACCCGTCGGCACCCCCACCGCCACGCGGAGCAGCACGGGCGCCGACACCGGTGGTGCCACCGGCGAGGACCCGGCGACGGATCAGATCATCTGACCCCGCCGGCAGGGCGACAGCACGGGAGGGCCGGATCCGCGCGCCGGACCCGGCCCTCCCCGCGACGTGTGTGACGGCGCCTCAGAACAACCGCAGCTTGTCGTCCTCGATGCCCCGCAGCGCGTTGTAGTCCAGCACCTGGCAGCCGATCCCGCGGTCCGTGGCCAGCACGCGCGCCTGCGGCTTGATCTCCTGCGCGGCGAAGACACCCCGCACCGGGGCGAGATGCGGATCGCGGTTCAGCAGCTCCAGGTAGCGGGTGAGCTGCTCGACGCCGTCGATCTCGCCGCGCCGCTTGATCTCCACCGCGACGGTCCCGCCCTGGGCGTCCCGGCACAGGATGTCCACCGGGCCGATGGCGGTCATGTACTCGCGGCGGACGAGCGTGTAGCCCTCGCCCAGCGTCTCGATGCGGTCGGCGAGCAGCTCCTGGAGGTGCGCTTCCACGCCGTCCTTGATCAGACCCGGATCGACGCCCAGCTCGTGCGAGGAGTCGTGGAGGATCTCCTCCATCGTGATGATGAGCTTCTCGCCCGCCTTGTTGACGACGGTCCAGACGCCCTCCTCCTCGCCCGTGCCCTCCTTCAGGGAGCAGGGCGGCGACATCCAGTTGAGGGGCTTGTAGGCCCGGTCGTCGGCGTGGATCGAGACGCTGCCGTCCGCCTTGACCAGGATCAGCCGGGGGGCCGAGGGCAGGTGGGCGGTGAGCCGTCCGGCGTAGTCGACGGAGCAGCGGGCAATGACGAGACGCATGGTCGGCAACGCTACTCGACGCGCCCGGTCCGACGCGATTCGCCCGTGCCCGGGCCCTCTCCTCGCTGTCCCACTTCTCCCCTTGGCCCCGTCTTGCGCACTGGCCGATTGTCGGCCTACCGGATGGTGCCCATCTCGGCATTCTCCTGGTGCGGTCACGATCGGTTGCTTACGGTATTGAACGGGAGGTCGCGGACTGTGTACGCAGCGTGTTCGGCATCGCGCACTCCCTTAACTGTCCGGCAACCCCTGCTGGTCGGGGGTGCGAGAGGAGAACCCATGTCGCTCGACGTCTCACCGGCCCTACTCGAACAGGCCGAGCGAGGCGAGGTCGACGAAGCAGCCTTCGTCGACTGCGTCCGGACTTCCCTGCCCTACGCATGGGAGATGGTCAGCTCCCTGGTGGCACAGCTGAAGGTCGACGGCGGAGCGTTCGCCGACAACCAGACGCCCCCGCCGGACGAGCAGGCGCGCGGCCAGCTGCTGCGTGCGCTCGCGAGTGACGCCATACGCGGTGCACTGCAGCGGCACTTCGGGGTGCGGCTGGCCTTCCAGAACTGCCACCGGGTGGCGGTGTTCCCGTTGGACTCCTCGGTCGACGAGAAGCTGACCCGCTTCACCTCGGTGCGCAGCCAGGTGCTGAACCAGTCGCCCGAATTCCGGGACTGCTGAACCCAGTCGCCCGCTTGCCGCTCCGTACGCGGGAGGTGCAGTTCTGTACCGGAGCGGCAAGCACTCCGCGCCCCGCCTAGCGGAGCCGGGGGAGCACCTCGGCCCCGAGCCGCCGTACGTTCTCCTCGGTCGCCGCCAGATCGCCCGAACCCTCGACGAGGAGGGCGAAGCGGGAGATGCCGGTGCGCTCGCCGGTCGCCGCGAGCCGGTCCGCGCACAGGCGGGGCGGACCCACCGGGTGGAGTCCGCAGAGCAGCTCGGTGTAGTCGTACGGGTCGCGCATGCGCCGCTCCCGGCCGTCCACCGTGACATGGGCGCCCAGGCCCTGCCGCAGCCAGCCCGGCATCGCCTTGAGCAGGGTCTCCGCCGCGTCCGTGCGCCGGTCCGCGATCTGGCAGACGCCGGCCGAGACGTGCGCCGCGCCGTGCACCTCGGCCGCCGGGCGCCCGGCCGCGCGGGCGTGGCGCCGCCACAGGGCGACCATCTCCGCCTTCTCCTCGTCGCCGACGTGCATCCCCAGGAGCATCGGCAGCCCCCGCTCGGCCGCCGTGCGCACACTCGACGGCGACGTGCAGGCCACGACGACCTCCGGGCCCGGCTCCTCCGACAGGGACTCCGAGGGGCGCGGCACGACGGGCACCTCGCGGAACCGGAAGCGGTCCCCCAAGGCGCCGACGGCCGGTTCGCGCAGCCAGCGCACCAGCAGATCGAGTGATTCCGGAAAACCCGCCTCGTACGCTTCCAGGCCCGCGCCGAACACCTCCAGGTCCACCCACGGGCCGCCCCGGCCCACCCCCAGCGAGAAGCGGCCGCCGCTCGTGACGTGCAACAGCGCCGCCTGCTCGCCGAGCGCCACGGGATGGACGGTGGGCAGCACACTGACCGCGGTGCCGACCCGGATCCGCCGGGTGCGGCCCAGCAGCAGCGCGGCCAGGGTCACGGCCGACGGGCACGTGCCGTACGGCACGAAGTGGTGCTCGGCCAACCAGACCGTGTCGAGTCCGGCCTCCTCGGCGACCTCCGCCGAGCGGACCGCGCGGTGCAGCGCCTCTCCCTGACCCTGGCCCGGGAACTGCGCCCCCAACACGAAACTTCCTACGCGCATTGCCTTTTCCTGCTTCCTCGGCCCCGACACGGAGCTCCCCCACAGGGCATAACCGCCTGACACGTGCCGAGGACACGGCCGGACGGAGAGATTTGCGGATTGTCTGCAGAATCGGCCGTTGTGGGAGGGTGCGGGGCCGGGCGGGAACCGGGCACGGGGGAGTCGCGGTGCTCGGCGGCGTACGCGTACCCGTGTCCCCGTGCCGCGTAGGCTGGATGGCGCCCTGCTTCCTGTATAGCTCCGTGAGGTGTCCTGTGTCCCCGCGTCGCAACCGACCCAAGGAAGCCGGTTCGCCCGGCCGGAGCGCCGAGGAGGACGGCTCCGGCCGCTACGGCGGCTGGCAGTCCGCGGAGAGCTGGCAGGGCGAGGAGTGGAGCGTACGGCACGTGGCGGGCGCGAGCGCGCAGGGGAAGTCGTACCGCTGCCCGGGCTGCGACCAGCTGATCCCGGACGGGGTGCCGCACGTGGTGGCCTGGCCGGCGCACTCGGGCGTCGACGACCGCCGGCACTGGCACAAGTCCTGCTGGAACGCGAAGGACCGCCGCACCACGCGGGTGCAGCGGTCCCGTAACGCGCCCAGGTTCTGAGGGCAGGGCCGGCCCTACACGTCCCGCTTCTCCAGCAGGGCG is a genomic window containing:
- a CDS encoding TetR/AcrR family transcriptional regulator is translated as MAEGLRERKKRQTRQYISDVATGLFLERGFEAVTVAEVADASDVSVNTVYNYFPAKEDLFLDRSKGVVDRLSRWVRGRGEGESAARAVLRELREEVESVSPRIGLMDGYARFMGVIHSSPALRSRLWAIGQEVQDNLERTLREETGAPDDDPVPSLMAGQVNWLHGTVMAAIGRRLMAGGKPAEVSRDILVLLDEMEELLSEKVLNYAVRGAE
- a CDS encoding 3-hydroxyacyl-CoA dehydrogenase family protein, which encodes MARKLAVIGAGLMGSGIAQVSAQAGWDVVLRDVTDEALRRGTDGIKASYDKFVAKGKLTADDAGAALARITATTDLDAAADADVVVEAVFEKLEVKHEIFRTLDKLVKDGAILASNTSAIPITKIAAVTERPERVVGTHFFSPVPMMRLCELVRGYKTSDETLATAREFAESTGKTCIVVNRDVAGFVTTRLISALVVEAAKLYESGVATAEDIDLACKLGFGHAMGPLATADLTGVDILLHATGNIYTESQDEKFAPPELMRRMVDAGDIGRKSGQGFYKH
- a CDS encoding STAS domain-containing protein, coding for MHIRGDHVELVVGGRLDVRSAADARTVLHSAVDDGVGDLVLDLSELDSWDATGLGVIMGAHRRAGRCGRRLVLRDVPPQMQRLLVATRLHRILAIEGGIGVETLPRV
- a CDS encoding ATP-binding protein — protein: MDPNSRGPEEYGQDANHQASRPRPSRDPLTSDFGQPAPALARTVQLVSGDFLLTVNPVDGSEIEVCPPAERPARPDKLTAAERAEAERAARPPVPPGPVRTVLGLLAREDERERLVRLLARGRSVRLTGPAGSGRTSLLDVVAEDCAGLAPDGVVRLNGFHRTADDLLHDLFYAVHGAPLHRPGREELLGHLREVGAVVVLDDVEFGGTALDELLDATPECAFVLGTTPDVPAPSADSAVEEVFLTGLDRADGVELLERAAGRSLTEEEANWAGDLWFESEGLPLRFVQAGALLRRRDRQRAGADAVDEFGVFADARPADDTPYDADEADEVPLPSLGEAAAPAPLLASRLSASARATLEFAVALGGEVPHQAHLPALVGDTHADAALGELADCGLVSPVGSRYRLAAGVLTQLESAGYADDVRERASSAAQHYAWWAGHPSVTPERVCAEADAVLAALAVLVPATIPTARDEESPAVQLARTAAPAFAAGLHWSAWQRALRSGTEASRLAGDVAEQAYFHHELGILALCEGRLDRARAELEASIGLRGALSDKRGAVAGRRALALVADRSGDTPGLGSGAGAFAGAFGGAGAVAGFGVAGAGLGPTAGEEVPDARNEESVSPSAGVPAPFPPLQPPPQSPTLVTRREPDEEQTRTVGSGIKGFARRNLVAAGAGALLVAVLGTVVTLGATSENDAGDPSNDVGVNPSASQGIDDGDLDADRPSDDGRGQGATGRPSDSATPGTSGAPTPTESGRPSDGPSSSSGSTDPGDDESPDDPGSPDEPSKSPSSPPTTPTTPPQTSSEPPPSPTTSEPTDPEPSDDTPTGTTSPDTSTSAGDTVMPTAASSPVGTPTATRSSTGADTGGATGEDPATDQII
- the nucS gene encoding endonuclease NucS; amino-acid sequence: MRLVIARCSVDYAGRLTAHLPSAPRLILVKADGSVSIHADDRAYKPLNWMSPPCSLKEGTGEEEGVWTVVNKAGEKLIITMEEILHDSSHELGVDPGLIKDGVEAHLQELLADRIETLGEGYTLVRREYMTAIGPVDILCRDAQGGTVAVEIKRRGEIDGVEQLTRYLELLNRDPHLAPVRGVFAAQEIKPQARVLATDRGIGCQVLDYNALRGIEDDKLRLF
- a CDS encoding SCO5389 family protein, yielding MSLDVSPALLEQAERGEVDEAAFVDCVRTSLPYAWEMVSSLVAQLKVDGGAFADNQTPPPDEQARGQLLRALASDAIRGALQRHFGVRLAFQNCHRVAVFPLDSSVDEKLTRFTSVRSQVLNQSPEFRDC
- a CDS encoding LLM class flavin-dependent oxidoreductase gives rise to the protein MRVGSFVLGAQFPGQGQGEALHRAVRSAEVAEEAGLDTVWLAEHHFVPYGTCPSAVTLAALLLGRTRRIRVGTAVSVLPTVHPVALGEQAALLHVTSGGRFSLGVGRGGPWVDLEVFGAGLEAYEAGFPESLDLLVRWLREPAVGALGDRFRFREVPVVPRPSESLSEEPGPEVVVACTSPSSVRTAAERGLPMLLGMHVGDEEKAEMVALWRRHARAAGRPAAEVHGAAHVSAGVCQIADRRTDAAETLLKAMPGWLRQGLGAHVTVDGRERRMRDPYDYTELLCGLHPVGPPRLCADRLAATGERTGISRFALLVEGSGDLAATEENVRRLGAEVLPRLR
- a CDS encoding ATP/GTP-binding protein, encoding MSPRRNRPKEAGSPGRSAEEDGSGRYGGWQSAESWQGEEWSVRHVAGASAQGKSYRCPGCDQLIPDGVPHVVAWPAHSGVDDRRHWHKSCWNAKDRRTTRVQRSRNAPRF